The window ATCGGCCTTTCGGCGTTCTCGTCGGGGAGAACTCATCCGGCCTGCCCGTCATGACGCGGCGGGCTCGTGAGGTGGGCGCCGATCCTGACGACCATGTCGCGCATCCGTGCTCCGACAAGTCCCGCGTCCACCGTCTCCCCGGCGAGGACCGCGAGGTAGGCACCGGTCCCGGCGGCCATCAAGTAGAAGAAACCGCCGGTGACTTCGATGACGACGAGCCGCATCATCCCGTCGCTGTAGGGGATTTCGGAGGCGACGGCGGCGGCCAGGCTCTGCAGTCCGGCGCAGGCGGCCGCCAGCCGGTCGGCGACATCGGGGTCACCGCCGTGCCGGGCGATCCGCAGGCCGTCCGCGGAGAGCACCACGATCTGATGGATGTCGGGAACGTCTTCGGCCAGTTCCTTGAGCATCCAGTCCATATTGCCCCGCTGCTGGATCACTTCAGATCTCCCTTGTCCCACGCATCGTCAGAGTCTTCGTCGGTCTTCGGCTCCTGCGGCACGCCGTTGACGGCGTTGGTGAATGCCTCCAGCCAGAGTCCGGGCGGCGGCTCCTTGTGGCTGTCGCTACCGTTGCGCTGCCCTGCGGCGGGTGCGGCCGACTGCGCGGGGAGATTGTGCGAGCCGAGCGGTGCGCGGCCGCGGCTGCGGCGCTGCGGGAGGCCGCCGGCGGTCCACT is drawn from Streptomyces sp. NBC_01717 and contains these coding sequences:
- a CDS encoding roadblock/LC7 domain-containing protein — protein: MIQQRGNMDWMLKELAEDVPDIHQIVVLSADGLRIARHGGDPDVADRLAAACAGLQSLAAAVASEIPYSDGMMRLVVIEVTGGFFYLMAAGTGAYLAVLAGETVDAGLVGARMRDMVVRIGAHLTSPPRHDGQAG